The Crocosphaera subtropica ATCC 51142 genome includes a window with the following:
- a CDS encoding ABC transporter permease yields the protein MTNAKSTQINQPFNKLINFFDAETILYIIKRVLQGLLTILLASILSFIIIQIAPGNYLDTLKQNPKIAEETIKQLTEQFGLDQPWYVQYWRWLVQVVTELDFGTSFVYNRSVASLLAERIPATLLLAVSSIILTWLIAIPLGILSAVKQSSWTDKILRVISYLGQGFPSFITALVLLILAQYLSPLLPVGNMTSLNHAELSPVGKILDIGWHMILPTIALSITSFAGLMRLMRGQMLDVMRQDYIQTARAKGLPEDKVIYIHALRNAVNPLITLLGFEFASLLGGAFIAEFFFNWPGLGRLVLQAVTAQDLYLVMGSLTMGATMLIVGNLLADLLLKAVDPRIKLENLK from the coding sequence ATGACTAATGCAAAATCGACTCAAATCAATCAACCTTTCAATAAACTAATAAATTTCTTTGATGCTGAAACAATTTTATATATTATTAAACGAGTTTTACAAGGATTGTTGACTATCTTATTAGCATCCATTCTGAGTTTTATTATTATTCAAATTGCCCCAGGAAATTACTTAGATACCCTCAAGCAAAATCCTAAAATTGCAGAAGAAACTATCAAACAGTTAACGGAACAATTTGGGTTAGATCAACCTTGGTATGTTCAATATTGGCGGTGGTTGGTACAGGTGGTGACTGAATTAGATTTTGGCACCAGCTTTGTGTATAATCGCTCTGTTGCTTCTTTACTGGCTGAAAGAATACCAGCCACCTTACTGTTAGCGGTTTCTTCTATTATTCTCACTTGGTTAATTGCCATTCCCTTAGGTATTTTAAGTGCAGTCAAACAAAGTAGTTGGACGGATAAAATTTTAAGGGTGATTAGTTATCTAGGACAAGGATTTCCGAGTTTTATCACAGCCTTAGTGTTATTGATTTTAGCGCAATATTTATCCCCCTTATTACCCGTGGGAAATATGACCAGTTTAAATCATGCAGAATTATCTCCCGTGGGAAAAATATTAGATATTGGCTGGCATATGATCTTACCCACCATTGCCTTAAGTATTACCAGTTTTGCCGGGTTAATGCGGTTGATGCGAGGGCAAATGTTAGACGTAATGAGACAAGATTATATCCAAACTGCCAGGGCAAAAGGTCTGCCAGAAGATAAAGTTATTTATATTCATGCTTTACGCAATGCAGTTAACCCTTTAATTACTTTATTAGGATTTGAATTTGCTAGTTTATTAGGGGGAGCATTTATCGCCGAATTTTTCTTTAATTGGCCCGGGTTAGGACGACTGGTTTTACAAGCTGTTACCGCTCAAGATTTATACTTAGTTATGGGAAGTTTAACTATGGGTGCTACTATGTTAATCGTGGGGAATTTATTAGCTGACCTATTACTAAAAGCGGTCGATCCTCGCATTAAATTAGAAAATCTAAAATAA
- a CDS encoding NAD(P)H-quinone oxidoreductase subunit 5: MEPLYQYAWLIPVLPLLGAMVVGLGLISFNQVTNRLRQANAVFIISLLGASMVLSFALLWSQIQGHETYTRMIEWAAAGNFHLQMGYTLDHLSALMCVIVTTVAFLVMVYTDGYMAHDPGYVRFYAYLSIFSASMLGLVISPNLVQVYIFWELVGMCSYLLIGFWFDRKAAADACQKAFVTNRVGDFGLLLGMLGIYWATGTFEFDLMGERLESLVSSGMIAPALAGLFAVLVFLGPVAKSAQFPLHVWLPDAMEGPTPISALIHAATMVAAGVFLVARMYPVFEPIPTAMTIIAWTGAVTSFLGATIALTQNDIKKGLAYSTISQLGYMVMAMGIGAYTAGLFHLMTHAYFKAMLFLCSGSVIHGMEGVVGHDPVLAQDMRLMGGLRKYMPLTSLAFLVGTLAICGIPPFAGFWSKDEILGLAFEANPALWLVGWFTAGLTAFYMFRMYFMTFEGDFRGNDMDIRNELSMAAAPVFGPGAMDVKELDHDTEDHGHDDHGHSDSPHESPLTMTLPLLILAIPSTVIGLLGKPWDNTFESFIYAPGEVIEEATHFDWTEFGIMAGNSVGIALIGITIASLMYLQKKIDPKAIAKKYPALYQFSLNKWYFDDIYHKVFIMGCRRLARQIMEVDYRVIDGAVNLTGLATLVSGEGLKYLENGRAQFYALIIFGAVLGFVIVFSVV; this comes from the coding sequence ATGGAACCCCTTTATCAATATGCCTGGCTTATCCCTGTGTTGCCCCTGTTGGGGGCAATGGTGGTGGGCTTAGGCTTAATTTCCTTTAATCAAGTGACCAACCGCCTCAGACAAGCCAATGCAGTGTTCATCATCTCCTTGCTAGGGGCATCGATGGTGTTATCCTTTGCTCTGTTGTGGAGTCAAATTCAAGGTCATGAAACCTATACTCGCATGATCGAATGGGCTGCAGCCGGCAATTTTCATCTACAAATGGGTTATACCCTAGACCATTTGAGTGCCTTAATGTGCGTTATCGTCACTACGGTAGCCTTTTTGGTGATGGTGTACACCGACGGTTACATGGCCCATGATCCAGGTTATGTGCGGTTTTATGCTTATTTAAGTATCTTTAGTGCGTCCATGTTGGGATTAGTGATCAGTCCCAACTTAGTGCAGGTATATATTTTCTGGGAACTGGTGGGGATGTGTTCCTATCTCCTCATCGGTTTTTGGTTTGATCGCAAAGCAGCCGCCGATGCCTGTCAAAAAGCCTTTGTGACCAACCGTGTCGGTGACTTTGGCTTACTCCTGGGAATGTTAGGCATTTACTGGGCTACCGGAACCTTTGAATTTGATCTCATGGGGGAACGCTTAGAAAGTTTAGTTTCTTCCGGAATGATAGCCCCTGCATTAGCTGGCTTATTTGCTGTCTTAGTGTTCCTCGGACCCGTTGCCAAATCTGCACAATTTCCCCTCCATGTCTGGCTACCGGATGCAATGGAAGGCCCCACACCCATTTCTGCTTTAATTCACGCAGCGACGATGGTAGCAGCCGGAGTCTTCTTGGTGGCGCGGATGTACCCTGTGTTTGAGCCGATCCCCACGGCTATGACGATTATTGCTTGGACCGGGGCCGTTACCTCCTTTTTAGGGGCCACTATCGCCTTAACCCAAAACGATATCAAGAAGGGGTTAGCTTATTCGACGATTTCCCAACTGGGTTATATGGTGATGGCTATGGGTATCGGTGCTTATACCGCCGGACTCTTTCACCTAATGACCCATGCTTACTTTAAAGCCATGTTATTCCTCTGTTCTGGGTCTGTGATTCACGGAATGGAGGGAGTGGTCGGCCACGACCCGGTATTAGCCCAGGATATGCGTTTAATGGGGGGATTACGGAAATATATGCCCCTCACTTCCCTAGCCTTTTTAGTAGGAACCTTAGCCATCTGTGGAATTCCTCCTTTTGCTGGTTTCTGGTCAAAAGACGAAATTTTAGGCTTAGCCTTTGAAGCCAACCCTGCTTTATGGTTGGTGGGTTGGTTTACCGCAGGGTTAACGGCTTTTTATATGTTTCGGATGTATTTTATGACCTTTGAAGGAGACTTCCGAGGCAATGACATGGACATTCGGAATGAGTTATCGATGGCCGCTGCCCCTGTTTTTGGTCCTGGGGCGATGGATGTCAAAGAATTAGATCATGATACTGAGGATCATGGTCACGATGATCATGGCCATAGCGACTCTCCCCACGAGTCTCCTTTAACCATGACTTTACCCTTGCTCATTTTAGCTATTCCTTCCACAGTTATCGGTTTATTGGGCAAACCTTGGGATAATACCTTTGAGAGCTTTATTTATGCCCCTGGAGAAGTCATAGAAGAGGCAACTCATTTCGATTGGACTGAGTTCGGTATTATGGCAGGGAACTCTGTTGGTATTGCCTTAATTGGTATTACCATCGCATCCTTGATGTATTTACAGAAGAAAATTGATCCCAAGGCGATCGCTAAGAAATATCCGGCTTTATATCAATTCTCCCTCAATAAGTGGTATTTCGATGACATCTATCACAAGGTGTTTATCATGGGATGTCGCCGTTTAGCCCGTCAAATTATGGAAGTGGATTACCGTGTTATTGATGGGGCGGTTAATTTGACTGGTTTAGCGACGTTAGTGAGTGGGGAAGGTTTAAAATACCTAGAAAATGGTCGCGCCCAATTCTATGCCTTAATTATCTTTGGGGCAGTATTGGGATTTGTCATTGTGTTTAGTGTGGTTTAA
- a CDS encoding DUF5340 domain-containing protein, translating into MKSLPLPSLVHYELLLQLLERKTLAMTYEEPNLEKHVQQLIVTLRKARAQQKQLEAICTQTHIPVEYHWSLNSVDASIDSNNNPLSESPLNSNM; encoded by the coding sequence ATGAAATCTCTTCCTCTTCCTTCCCTTGTTCATTACGAATTACTCCTACAATTGCTAGAACGTAAAACCTTAGCTATGACTTATGAAGAACCTAACCTAGAAAAACACGTACAGCAACTAATAGTTACTCTACGCAAGGCCAGAGCGCAGCAAAAACAACTCGAAGCCATTTGCACTCAAACTCATATTCCCGTGGAGTATCATTGGTCCCTCAATAGTGTCGATGCTTCTATCGACTCCAACAACAACCCCTTAAGCGAATCACCCCTAAACTCTAATATGTAA
- a CDS encoding adenine phosphoribosyltransferase, with protein MDLKGLIRDIPNFPKPGIVFRDITTLLSDAEGLRYTIDTLTEKCKAANLSPDYIVGMESRGFLFGVPLAYQLNAGFVPVRKPGKLPAAVHQVEYELEYGTDSLEIHQDALNNHHNVLIVDDLMATGGTAKATADLLEKIGCNVLGFAFIIELKALEGRKKLPNLPIISLVDY; from the coding sequence ATGGATCTTAAAGGATTAATTCGTGATATTCCTAACTTCCCTAAACCTGGTATTGTCTTTCGAGATATTACAACTTTACTGAGTGATGCAGAGGGGTTACGCTACACAATTGATACCTTAACAGAAAAATGTAAAGCAGCTAATTTATCTCCTGATTATATCGTCGGCATGGAATCCCGTGGATTCTTGTTTGGGGTTCCTTTAGCCTATCAATTAAATGCGGGGTTTGTTCCTGTGAGAAAACCAGGTAAATTGCCGGCAGCCGTACACCAGGTAGAATATGAATTAGAATACGGAACCGATAGTTTAGAAATCCATCAAGATGCCTTAAATAACCATCATAATGTTTTAATTGTAGACGATTTAATGGCAACCGGAGGAACAGCAAAAGCAACAGCAGACTTATTAGAAAAAATTGGTTGTAATGTGTTAGGATTTGCTTTTATTATCGAATTAAAAGCCTTAGAAGGTCGTAAAAAACTCCCTAATCTTCCTATTATTAGTTTAGTCGATTATTAA
- a CDS encoding SDR family oxidoreductase — MGTYLITGANRGIGLEYCRQLKQRGDEVIAVCRSVSEELKKLEVSIETGVDITSDADIISLTKRLEGQSLDVLINNAGILERVSLDHLDIESIRQQFEVNALGTLRLTRALLPNLKAGSKIILMTSRMGSIEDNTSGGSYGYRMSKVALSMAGKSLSIDLKPQKIAVAILHPGLVKTSMTHFNPNGITPEQSVKGLIARIDQLNLDNTGTFWHSNGEILPW; from the coding sequence ATGGGGACTTATTTAATCACAGGAGCTAATCGAGGTATCGGTTTAGAATATTGCCGTCAACTAAAACAGCGAGGGGATGAGGTCATTGCTGTATGTCGCTCAGTTTCAGAGGAATTGAAAAAGCTAGAGGTATCCATCGAAACAGGGGTTGATATTACTTCAGATGCAGATATTATCAGCTTAACCAAAAGACTCGAAGGCCAATCTCTCGATGTTTTAATCAATAACGCTGGTATTTTAGAAAGAGTCAGCTTGGATCATTTAGATATAGAAAGTATTCGTCAGCAGTTTGAAGTCAATGCTCTTGGAACCTTGAGACTTACTCGTGCTTTACTGCCGAATTTGAAAGCTGGTTCTAAAATTATTTTGATGACCAGTCGTATGGGTTCCATTGAGGATAATACCTCTGGGGGGTCTTATGGGTATCGAATGTCAAAAGTAGCTTTATCGATGGCAGGTAAGTCCTTATCAATCGATTTAAAACCTCAAAAGATTGCCGTGGCTATTTTGCATCCTGGGTTAGTCAAAACTTCCATGACCCATTTTAATCCCAATGGGATCACTCCAGAACAATCAGTGAAAGGACTCATTGCTCGTATCGATCAATTAAATCTAGACAATACTGGAACCTTTTGGCATTCTAATGGTGAAATCTTACCTTGGTAA